GAGTCATTAATAATTTGTTAACATATTctcagtttgttttcaaacagTCAGACAGttatttaaaccatttttttccaTTATGACAGTTACTTCATGTGTAAAATTGCCAAAGCATTAATTATAAATGATGTTTTTCAATTCTAATCTTCTAGGATGAAGACAGACAAACTTTTCAATAAGTTCTGTATCATAGTGAATATGAAGCAAAGCCAATGATGACAATCTGTAATGGTTCATACTGGCACGCATGTAATTATTAAGTCTTCTCATGACGCTGAAACTTCTTTCACATTCACATGATGTAATAGGGAGAGTGCATGCTATTTTCAACAGCACATATATATTTGGGAAATGTTCCTTTGCACAAAGCTTAATTGCATTTCTACAAGTTGATGGTCTCTCTTGCATTTGTTGAGATTTTAATTTCCAAGCAAAAAACTCTTCATCAATTAATTCTGGTGATGGCAagtcatttttatatacatcAACAACTCCCTGTAGATGAGAAACCTGCATGTTCTTTTCACATAAAATTAATTGCACCAAAGCAAACAGCTTCATACATTTTGTTGACACCACTGCAAATTGAGTGTCTATTTCCATATTGACATTTTCAAGGAATGGGCTTGCTAAGTtctttaaataatattcttCAGGTGTTGCAGCTTTTTACATTAGATTTATGTATATGTCTTCCCACAATTCTTGGCATTTGATGGGTTTACCCAACAGCCTCAGCCATTCGTACACTTTGTAAACGGTTAGAAAAGTAATGATACATTCATACTGGGTCGATGCATTGAGAAGAGCAGTGGCTCTTACAGTGTTGTCACGATTCCAACAATTTGTCAGTTCCACGTTATAGCCCTCATCTTTATGTAGTCCAAATGACATTACTTCAagacattttattatgtaaccGAATGACTGGTAGAAATGCTGGTATGCCTCATGTCCTGCTGACCATCTCTTGTTTGACACAGGTCTAGTTATGGCTTTCTCTTTCAAACATCAGGAACATTCACCTCGATGATGTTAATCAACAACGCATTTCTGAGGGGACTGGAgcgaaaaaataaacaagtttcTTTTAGTTTGTCCATCATAAACTTTTGTAAATGGTcttattgacaaaaaaacataaaaaattcaaaaaatttgaaccaatcgttttataagaaaaattacactggttatatagcagtttgacaaacacttattttaatcattgagaagattaatattcccttatgaacactacgtcattaaaacgttctgctgattttacagagttatctccctgtattgTTAGATACCACCttaaggtaacatctgaataaatTATCCAAATAGTGGtaacatttattgaaattttttacaattttatagtAAAGGCTTGGTTGGTTTAAGTTGACTTCTAGTATAATTATCAATActtattagaaagttgtcttggtcaaatgaccgatttaaggtaacatcaattacaattatcacaAAAATGGTAAAACTGACTAAATAAGTATTTCTAATTCtctaatgaaggtttggttggtccaaattgacctcaaatacaattgtcaatacatataagaaagttctcctggtcaaatgaccgatttaaggtaacatcaattacaattatccaagaaattgtcaaatttacattaaaatgtcgaaaaatcataaaaataccaatatcaggtttgctgttttattatatatagttaTTCTAAGAATAAGGTCAATTTAAAGTGACATCTGAAtgaaatttccaaaaagttgtaaaGTTTGCTAACAaagtattacaattttataacgAATGTTTGATTGCTTTAAAATTGAGTTCAAATTCACAtccaattgtcaatacatattaacaAAAGTATATCGGTCTTATGACCAATTTAAGATCACTAAACATActattatcaatacatattagaaattatcttggtcaaatgaccgatttaaggtaacatcaattacaattatcaaaaaaattgtcaaatttacagtaaaatgtcgaaaaatcatcaaaaaacaatatcagatttgctgttgtattatatataattatcttCAGAATATGGTCAAGTTgaggtaacatctgaataaatTATCCAATAGTGGTAAAATTTTCTAAATAGTATTACAATCTTTAAATGAAGGTTTGATTGGTTCAAATTTAATCCCAATTCAATTATCAATACCTATTAGAaacttgtcttggtcaaatgaccgatttaaggtaacatcaattacaattatcaaaaaatagtcaaatttacagttaaaagtcgaaaaatcatcaaaataccaATACCagatttgctgttgtattatttacaattatcctcagaatattgtcaatttaagtaataacatttaaataaattatccaaatagtgttaaattttgatgaacatttttataattttatagtaAAGGCttggttggttcaagttgacttctaatacaattatcaattcttattagaaagttgtcttggtcaaatgaccgatttaaggtaacatcaattaaattataatcctggtaattttgataactatttacaattatcACAAAAATGGTAAACCTGACTAAATAAGTATTTCTAATTCtctaatgaaggtttggttgatCCAAATTGACCTCAAAtgtatttgtcaatacatataagaaagttgtcttggtccaatgaccgatttaaggtaatatcaattacaattatcaaaaatattgtcaaatttacagtaaaatatcgaaaaatcatcaaaataccaATATCAGGTTTgctgttatattatatatagttattCTAAGAATATGGTCAATTTAAAGTGACATCTGAACGAaaaatccaaaaagtggtaaagtttgctaaaaaagtattacaattttataatgaatgtttgattggttcaaattgaattcaaattcaaatacagttgtcaatacatattaaaaagtatatCAGTCACatgaccaatttaaggtaacatcaaatacaattatcaatacgtattagaaaattgtcttggtcaaatgaccgatttaaggtaacatcaattacaattatcaaaaacattgtcaaatttacagtaaaatgtcgaaaaatcatcaaaataccaACATCAGATTTGCTGtagtattatttacaattatcctcaGAATCTAGTCAATataaggtaacatctgaataaatAATCCTAATTGtggtaaaatttatttaatttttttacaatttaatagTAAAGGCTTGGTTGGTTCAAGCTGACTTCTAGTAGAAACTTCTGCTAGAGCGTACGATAGAAGTTTCATGTCAatatttaaaagagaaataGGACGGTAATTATCTAGTGACAATGgatcacctttttttttaaataaaagcgTTAATACACTTGTACGCTGTGAATATGTAAGTGTTTGATCTTTGTATCCAATATTAAGAATGTTTACTACTATGAACTTTAAGTTATCCAAAAATTGTCTATAAAATTCAACGGTTAAACCGTCTAATCCAGGGGATTTATTAAGTTTCATTTCATAAATAGCATCTGAACATTCTTCTACTGTAATATCCCCATCGCAAattgatttatcatttttatccatttctttATCGAGTTTTgtctcaaatatatatttgtcatatGATGTTTTATCAGGGCTTTGCGtcgaatataaatttttatagtATTCTCTAATATTACTAAGTATATCACTTTGATCCGTTAAAATCTCACCATTTTCcccttttaatttattgattgacTTTTTTTACCCGTCTCTGTTTTTCTAAACCTAAAAAGTacgagttatttttttttccgaAATTCAACCCATTTCTCTCGTGATCTTATTTGAGCACCTTTAGccttttgttcataaatttTGGCAATATTAATTTCAAGTTCTTCAATATCTTTATCTAAAACGTTATTCTCAGATTCTTGTTCatctcttattttcaattttcattctatttttttttcaggagtTCGTAAGTTTTCTCTTCTAAGTTTTGCTTTAGATTTACAATAAGCTATAGGTGTCTCccttatctttattttaaatatatcccATGCTAAACCAAGGTTTTTTAAATTACTATTACCCATAAAGCAGCTTTTCATTTCCTGATTAACTAATTGTATGTAGTCATTATCTTCTTAtatagaattatttattttccagtACCCCCTACCCTTTTCTGATGCACCTGTTCTAAACTTCATAAAAACACTTTAATGATCCGTAGAATCAATAACTGCAGGTTTAATTTTACAACATTCTACTAGTGGTATGAAATCTGAACCTATCAGAATCATATCAATCCTACTTGCCTGTGATTTATCTTTTCTTCGCCAAgtatattgttgtttatttttatttgaatatccCAAAGgtctgttaaattatttgtttttattaaagattttaaactATTTACGGATTGGACATTTTTTACCTCTGAACGAGCATTTTTCCTGTCTATTGCTTTCATCGTATCAATGAaatctcccccccccccccattatcGTAATTCCTATCCCTTGTTCTtttaatgtattatttatttttttgaaaaatatatttctattactTTTACAATTAGGTGCACATATACACATTAGTGTAAAACGCTTTCATcaatttctacatttaaaagaattaatCGTCCATCTACATCgttatgtttatttatcaacttataattcagtgtttttttaatgagaATAGCCACACCCCTACTAGAGGTCGTTCCGTGACtgcaaaatatatcaaaatttgaattgtttcttatttctgtttctatcaaagaaaacgaagaaaacTTGCCCTCATTATACTGgatacctaaattacacaaaactccatataaagaacgataatgttcgactaaacatcttttctttctacagttaaagatgggctgcaaaaatattgtgaggagatatattctaccagtggtgtttaccagatgtggattctcaaaaattcgaaaGACCTACTGATTAACCTTCGATcacaatctttgcaattttgcagcaacataaaaacttttgatttttctacgctaCTATTCCCCATGCTTAGTTGAAAGATCTACTTCACCATCTCataaaacagagctttttctataaaaatgggaatcgtagatacaaatttcttgttttgggatacaataatttatattttgtaaagaatcacactgaatcttccagaaaatatactgcagatgatattattaaaatgctggactttttgatcgacaatatatttgttgagtttggaggataTATAgttcaacagacagtcggtcttccaatgggtactaattgtgccaccctgctggctgatttgtttttgtattcgtatgaagcagcatttattcagaaccttctaaaagacaaaaaaaaaaaagcaccttgcgaaattctttaattttactttccgatatattgatgatgttttatcattaaataatagttatcaaaggtaccaggattataatttagtacgccagacgcgcgtttcgtctacataagaacaACCCATACTTCAGCCAATATTTACATCTGATATATcctagtgaacttgaaattaaggatactactgatactagaaggactgcttcataccttgatcttttcctcaatattgaagtagatggacgacttcacacgaaaatctatgataaacgggaggATTTCAACTTCCCTTTTATTAGCAGTAGCATACCCTCTgacccttcgtatggtgtttacatatcacaattgatacgttattcacgtgcttgttcatactatacggacttcataaaCAGGAGTgagctccttacgcagaaactgctccgacaaagttatgaggaggacagattaaaattgacactccgtaaattttatggacaccatcacgaattggttgatccaTATGGTGttctttaaccaaactagctaaggacatttttaccacatggtagattgtggttggtcattatgtcgtctaatcttttaattaccataCGTGACTTATTcctgattgtgactgttttgctgaatgtgaattcgtattactataagacgtgtttctgtacttgtttatcccaaattcatgtatttagtttacatatttaatgttatatttgtaattctcatcggattttgtcaaatgtgttgacgtctttttattatatttaggtgttacggatagaaaaattaatcaccgccttcattaattatatttaatttagtacgattaattacgtttgaagttggattcataacaaactggacatatatatattacagttaattgctattaataagtattgcaatatgcattttgttttaatgaattatcagtatttagttctaatataatcttaaagcaatccttattttataaactttttgaattatagttttcatgtgtgacgtcatcctgtttctaaatttcttaaattcaaatgtggcatgacgtcattttttttaattgcgttgacgcctggactgattcgggtGTTCCAATGCTGTATTGAACTTGGCATCATGTAtttgggtttagttttctgtaattagttaatacttcagtttcattatgaatatatctttcacgtttatttgttaaaatttactgtttgcaatagcatgaatcgttctatataatagtgttcttatcccgggcataaaaacaatgccgtatttggcaaaaccttttcaacttttgatcttcagtgctgtaaaactttgtacttttttcactttcgatcttttatatctgggcgttatgtattcgggtttaggtttctgtaattagtttaaACTTGAggttcattatgtatatctctttcatattcatttgataaaatttactgtttgcaatagcatgaattgttctatataataagaatgttcttatcccgggcatacaaacaatgccgtatttggcaaaaccttttcaacttttgatcttcagtgctttACAACTTATCTTCAGTGCTTTACAACTTAgtacttttttcattttcgatcttttatatctgggcgtcactggtgagcgtttttggcgtattgaattttaaacttgatgctttttgttatctattaatcatgcttttctttgtctaatatgttctccttttgtattgtagtcctgtaatattatgttgtcattgcaatgttatatttaacttt
The nucleotide sequence above comes from Mytilus trossulus isolate FHL-02 chromosome 5, PNRI_Mtr1.1.1.hap1, whole genome shotgun sequence. Encoded proteins:
- the LOC134718084 gene encoding 52 kDa repressor of the inhibitor of the protein kinase-like; the protein is MEIDTQFAVVSTKCMKLFALVQLILCEKNMQVSHLQGVVDVYKNDLPSPELIDEEFFAWKLKSQQMQERPSTCRNAIKLCAKEHFPNIYVLLKIACTLPITSCECERSFSVMRRLNNYMRASMNHYRLSSLALLHIHYDTELIEKFVCLHPRRLELKNIIYN